CGGGCTTCGCGAATATGGCTTGGTGGTAATTCCCACTCCTCTTCGGCAATTTCCATAATTGCTTCATTGAGCGGCAGCAAGGCCAACATATGGTTGATCAATTGCTGATTAAATTGTTGGCTATCGTCCAGTGCTTGCTGCCAAGGGTAACTCCAACCTGCCCAAAGATAATTACTACCGCGATTGGCCAGATAATCATCGAGCCACAGTTGTTGCTCAGCATGTTCGCCACGGGTATAGCGCACATCGGGCAAACTGCGAATTAACGGCTCCCACAGCACGCGCCCACGATCCCACACCGCAGCTAATTCACGTTTGCGCTTATTCCAGAGTTGAATTCCAACCAAAATCCGTTCTTCGCTGCCGCTAACCCCAAGGTAAATATGGCAGCCACGTGGTGGCCGATCGATCACTACATGATAATCGTCGATTGGATCACGTTGGCGGCCACGATTGACCGCTCTAACGGTTTTGGCACTAACTTCGTATAAGCCCCACGTGTTGGGAAATTGGCGGGTTGCAGTGATATCAAGCTGCTCGCTGAGCGCCACCAGAATTGGGTGTAACTGCTCTTGGACGGCATTCCAACGCTCGTTTACGCCTTCGACTTGGAGCGCTTGCAAGGCGGCGGTATTCCATTGAATTGGCTCAGGTTGGCTCACAACTAGGCTTCATTATCGCGGCGTTTGAGCAACCAAGCCGTAATTGCCAAACAGGCCATGGTGTAGCCAATCAAAATAAACCAAGTCAGGAAAATATAGCCAGCACTATCGTCGTAGCCCACGGTTGGGAACACTTCGCAGGTGCTAGGGCTAGGAATTTGGCCCGCGCGACATTTGCCTGGGTCGAATGGCTCGCCCAAACCGCCGATTGAACCATAGGCCTGCATTGCCCAACGACTGCCAACCAAGAATGAAACTGGAGCTAGTGCCGCAGGTAAGGGCAGCAAGGCCAAAGCAAACACAATCTGCGGAATTAGCGCAAACGGAATGATGCTCATGGCTTTATCCGATGAGCTAGCTGAGGCCGAAATTAACAAGCCAACGCCTAAACCGGTAAGCGATGTGAGGAAGGTTGTGACCAAGAAGCCACCCCAAACCCCAAATGGCACCTCCAGCCCAAGGTCAAAATCGACCTTTGTACCCAGAATGACCATCAAAATAATGCTTTGGATGAGACATAAGCCAGCCAAAACCAGAACTTTGGAACCCAAATAGGGCACGATTTTAAGGTTGGCCAAACGTTCACGCCGATAAATTGGGCCTTCCTTGGTGATTTCGCGGGCTGAATTTAGAATGCCAAACCAAACTGCGATTGCGCCCAACAAGAACGGCACCATGCGAGCATCAGCCGAATTAGGGCGGCGGAAGGCATCTTCTTTGGCAACCAGAAGCAAAATCATGCCAATAATCGGCGCTTGCAATAACATAATTGCAAGGTTGCGTTTATCGGCGGCGATCAAGCGCATATAGCGTTTGGTCATAATCCCAAATTGGCGCATGGCCGAAACGGGCGGCGGTTTCGGCCTACCCGCTGGAGCCGCCGAGGTGGGAATCGAAGCGCTGACTTGGTTGGGGTAGGCTCCAGGCACCGCAGCTTGGGGAATTGGCGCTTGTGGCGGAGTCATGACGGGCACTTGCGGCGCACGTTGCAGCCGTTCCCAAACATATTTGCGATAGGCCTCGGAGTTGCGGAAACGAATTTCCCACAGCTCAGAGAGCCGTGGCGCTTGGCGCACTTGATTATTGTGTTGCCGCCACGTTTCGAATTCTTGCTTCAACTCGGTCGTTGTTAAAGGATGGTTGGGGTCGGCATCACCCTCAAGTTTGGTGTAGATATCGGCAAAATCACCCGATGTTACATTGAAGAAGGTCAAGGCTTCGCTGGGTGGTCCAAACCAAACCATGCGCCCATCGGCCATAAACACCACATGATCGCATTGGGTGATGTTGGCAGTGGCGTGAGTTACCAACACAATTGTGCGCCCTGAATCAGCCAATTGGCGCAAGGTATACATCATCTTCTTTTCGAGGCCCGGGTCTAGCCCCGAAGTTGGCTCATCGAGAAAGAATAGGCTAGGATCAGCTAATAGCTCAGAGCTAATTGAAACCCGTTTGCGCTGCCCACCAGAAAGTTGATTAACCTGCTTGCCACGATGAGCGCTCATCTCAACATCTTTGAGCACCCGATCGATCCGCGCTTCGATTTCGCTGCTGGCAGTGTCGGCGGGCAAGCGGAGCTTGGCGGTATAGCGCAAGGCAACATCGACTGGCAAGCTACTGTGCAAAATATCATCTTGCGGCACATAGCCCAAAATTGCGCGGTAGGCATCGAAGTTGGCATAATAATCGTCGCCATTGACCAACACCGCGCCTTTATTAGCGCGATTGTAGCCCGAAAGCGCCCCCATCAGGGTTGATTTACCAGCGCCTGAACCACCAACCAAAGCAATAAATTCGCGTGGTTCAATCACCAACGAAACATTATTGAGAATAACCCGATTGCCACCGACCAAGCGTACCAATGAATGGGCATCGATCCGCAACGCGCCCCGCTGATCAAATTGATCAAGCGAATTGCCGTCGTAGACCAGCTTAAATGGCCCAATTTGAATCACATCGCCGCGATTCAGGCGGGTTGCCGTGATTCGATTACCGTTGACAAATGTGCCATTGGTGCTGCCAAGATCGCGAACGTCGTGGCCACCTTGGATGGCGCGAATTTCGGCGTGGTTGCGCGATACTTGAGGATTGGGTAAATTGAGCGCCGAGCCTTCGCGGCCAATTGTGACAGCGGGCTTATTGCTCAAATCGAAGCGGCTAACATGGCCAGCCTCGGCGGGCGGCGTGGCAACCTTTTGATTACGATAGGTGAGGGTGACAAAGTTACCAGTAACCGGATCGCCAATCCGTACCGAATCGCCATCGTTAAAACTATGGCGGGGCACACGTTGACTTTGGAAGAGCAAACCATTGGTGCTGCCAAGATCGATAATAACGTGGCGTTGGCCATCGGGTTCGATCCGCGCATGGTTCGATGACACAAAGCGCGACGACGCAATAATATCGTTATCGGGCTTGCGGCCAAACGTGATTGGTTGATTGGCTAATGGAATTTGGCGGGGTGCCTGACCAGTTTCTTGCACCTCTAAAAATGCCATCGATGAATGCAGGATGGTTGTGGCCCCACCGCCTAATGCGGGGTTAGCTTGGTTAGGTGCGGCCTGTTGCGATTTACCACAACTTGGGCAAAACTTCGTATTAGGCTGAATGGCAGCACCGCAGTGGATACAGCGTGTCATCATTCCCCCTTAAATGCCAAGCTTCATGCAACGAAATTAGCGCTATCTAGTGGCATGGATGAAGGGCTGTGCTATAATCGCAGCATGTGAGCAGACTCAAACACGCGCATTATAGCATACTGCTCCAGACCACAACCGTTCCTGCCGAATGGGAGGTTGCTCGAATGAGCCTTGCAACGCCTACTGGCGCTCCATGCCCTCGCTGTCAGCGCCTTGTTGATGAAACGGCGCGTTTTTGCCGTTATTGCGGCTTTCCGCTACGTTCAGTGGCTACGCCGCCCACATCAACAACGCCCGAGCCAGCTACGGCAGCCGAGCCGATCGACTATGAAGAAGTTGTTTTACCCGCACCGCGTCGCATTCAGCTTGAAGGCGAGAAGATCAGCCTGCGAGCCTTGGAACAGATGGTGCATGCTGGCGTTGAATGGTGGCAGATGCGCCTGCAAACTGGTGAAGCAACCCGTGAAGAGGCAATCAGTAGTATTGAAGAGTTGCGGAAAGCCCTTGGAAGCGTTAGTCATCAGTTGGCTCAAGGCCGTGAAACTATTCGCATTACCACCACGTTAACGCCCGCCCGCCGCTTTCCGCTGGGCTGCTCGCGCTGCGGCAAGGGCAATCGGGTGAATGCCCGCTATTGTATTGCCTGTGGTAATCCATTGGTGGCCAATGCAGAAAAGGTCCAGCCTATGTCCCAAACACTTCGCTATACTGTTGGCCTGCTTTCCGATGTTGGTACTCGTCGTTCAGTCAACCAAGATTCTGCCTTGGTCGAGCAGTTTCGCTTGCGTGATGGCACGCCGGTGATCTGTTGTTTGGTGGCTGATGGCATGGGTGGTGCTCAAGGCGGCGAACGGGCCAGCGCCTTGGCTAGTCAAACAATTGTTAATCATCTGCGCGATTATAGCCGCAATGTTGATCGCAGCTTTGATGGCTGGCGTGATGTCGTGCGGGCTGCCATCGCTGCGGCCAATAGCACGATCTTTCGCGAAGCTGAGGTTAAATCAACCTTACGTGGCATGGGCACGACGGTGGTTGTGGCCTTGGTCGTTGGTGAAAAAGCTTGGATTGGCAGCGTTGGTGATTCGCGGGTCTACCTATTTAATCGTAAAGGGGTTAGCGAACACACCCAACAAATCGCCCAAATCACGGTTGATCACACCATGGTGGCCCGCTTAGTTGATATTGGCGAGCTAACGCCTGAGCAAGCCCGTACTCACCCGCGTCGCCATGTGCTCTATCGCTCGGTCGGCGTAGAAGCCACGGTCGAATCGGACATGACTGAGCAGCCACTTGAGGCTGGCGATTGGCTGTTGCTCTGCTCCGATGGCTTGATCAACGAGCTTTCGGATGAAGAATTGCGTGATGCAGTCTTTGAAGCTTCATCGCCACAAGCATGTTGTGGCAGCTTGATTGCTATTGCCAATAGTCGTGGGGCACGCGATAATGTGACCGTGGTGTTGTTGTCGGCAGAAGAACGCACCGACCAGCAGCACTAGTGGCCTGCGGCTGAAACTAATTAAAGATTGTCTGCGTCTTATGCTGTGACGGCCTTGCGCCAGCGATCACATCCTGATCGTTTTGTCACGATTCTGGGCGCTTTTTAGCGCAACATCGTGCTATAATCGCGCTGAGTTGCTGATACGAAGGATTTTCTCCATGAGCGATTTGTTATCTGAAGAAAACTCTAAAACAGGTGCATTGCCCCCCGAGTTGATTTTGGGCTATCGCTATTTGCTCAAACAACGGCTTGGGCAGGGCGGCATGGGGGCAGTTTATTTGGCCTATGATCAGCGCCTTGATATTGATTGCGCGATCAAGGAAATGAGTACCGCCCTGCTTAAAACTGAAGATGAGCGCGAACGCGCCCGCAAATCGTTTCATGAAGAAGCAAAATTGCTGGCTCGTTTGAATCATCCTAATTTGCCGCGCGTGACCGACCACTTTAGCGACCACGGGCGGGAGTATTTGGTGATGGAGTTTGTGCCAGGCGAAACCTTGGCGACGATTTTGCGCAATAGTCCGCCGCCATGGCCGGTGGCTGATGTGGTGGCCTTTGCCGAACCACTGACCGAGGTGCTGCACTATTTGCATAGCCGCACCCCACCCATTATCTTCCGCGATTTGAAGCCAGCCAATATTATGCGTACTCCTGAAGGTCAAGTAAAGTTGATCGACTTTGGGATTGCTCGCTTGTTTAAGCCTGGTCAATCGCAAGATACCCAAGCCTTTGGTACGATGGGCTACTCAGCGCCTGAGCAATATGGCACTGGTCAAACTGATGCTCGTTCCGATGTTTATGCCTTGGGTGTGTTGCTGCATCAATTAATGACTGGCCATGATCCGATTGCCCAGCCATTTAATGTGCCGTTGGCGCATACGATTAATGCTGCCGTGCCCGAAGCAATTAGTTCGGTGCTGATGACGGCGATGAGCCATGATCCGCAAACCCGCTTTGCCTCGATGGTGGCGTTGCGCCGTGCCTTATCCAATGCTTCGCAACAGAGTGCTGATGTGTATGTGGCTCAGCGCCCAGGCACTGCGGCCTTGCCAAATGTTGGTTATGCTCCGTCTGCCCAAATGCGGCCAACATCACAGCCGTATGGTCAACCAACATCACAGCCATATGGTCAAACTGGTTCGCAACCCTATGGCAAACCTAGCTCACAGCCATATGGTCAACCAACATCACAGCCGTATGGTCAACCAACATCACAGCCGTATGGCCAAACTGGCTCGCAACCCTATGGGCCACCAGTGGCGCAGTCGTATGCCCAGCCCTATAGCCCGCCGCCACCGCCAACCTATGCCCAACCATTTAGCCCGCCAGCACCGCCGATGCATCCAGCAACGCATCATTTGCAGGCTTCAAGCGTGCCCAAGGCCAAAACCACGGGCGTAGCTCAAACCGCTCAAATTATGGGCTTTTTGAGCTTGCTCTTGACGATTAGCGGCTTTTTCTACGAAGATATGGGGCGAGATGCTGGCATTTTTATGGGCTTTTTTGGTGGCTTTGCTGGGTTTGTCTCGCTGATCGTTAGTATCGTGGCCATTAGTTTAAAAGCTACCCGCGAATCGATCAAAGGCCGCTCGCAATCGGTACGTGGCTTGATTTTTGCCACGGTTGCGATGATTCTTGCCTGTGTTGTTTTTGCGATAATTGGCGCAGCAAATCAATACTAATATTTGTACATTCTTGTGTGCTCCCTTGTTGAAGGAGGAAGTATGAAGTGTCCAAGCTGTGGACATACGAATGATGGTGGCAACCGTTTTTGTGAATATTGTGGTGCACGACTCGATCCGTCGATGAATCAAGAAGCAACCCAAATCGGGGCAGTTCCCAATTTACATACGGATCAAAGTTACGATGCGCCAACCATGTTTGTACCAGCCGATCAGGCTCCTCCTGCGCCACCAGCCCAAGCGGAGCCAGCAGTCGCCAGTGCGCCAGCCGCGAGCTCGCTCAACTGCGCTGAATGTGGCTATATCAATCAACCAGGCGACCGCTATTGCGACCAGTGTGGAGCCTCACTCGATGCTGCTCCTGCCGCCGTTGCTCCGGTCGAAGTTGCTGCGGTAGCCACGCCTGCGCCGGTTGCCAGCGAAGCGGTTACGCCGCCCGATGGTGTGCCAGTTGTACCAGTCGCCGAGCCGCATTTGGCTGAATTAACCAATGTTGCGCCAGCTGAGGAGTTGCCAACCGTGCCGATTGATGATCAACAGCCAGTTTCAACTCCTGTGGCCGAAGTCGAGCCAGTTGTGCCAGCCACTGAAGAACCAGTTGCTGTACCTGTAGCCGAAGTCGAGCCAGTTGTACCAGCGGTTGAAGAACCAGTGGTTGCACCTGTAGCCGAAGTCGAGCCAGTTGTACCAGTAGCTGAGGCTGCCCCAGCAGTTGACGAAGAAGCTGTAGCCGCCGAACGCACTGCTTTATCAACAGCGGTGATCGAGCAAGAAGATAATCTGGTGATGTTCGAGCAGATGGCTAATCGTTATGCTGGCCGCGCCTTGCCTGCGCATATCGCCGCTGGTATCGAAGAAACCAAGGCTAGTTTGGCCGAAGCGCAAGCTAATTTGGCGGCATTTGATCAAGCCCAAGCTCTGGCCAAGGCTGCTGCTGAAGCCGCTGCTCAGGCTGCCGCCGACGCTGCTGCCGCTGCTGCTGCTCAGCCCGACCCAGAAGAGGTAGCTCGTTTAGAAGCAGCAATCACCGAACATCAAGATAATTTGGCGATGTTTGAGCAGATGTCAGCGCGTTATGCTGGCCGTGCTTTGCCAGCCCATATCGCTGCTGGCTTGGAAGAAAGCAAGCATGCCTTGACTGAAGCCGAAGCTGAATTAGCCGCCTTGCTTGGTGGTGCACCCGCTGCGCCTGCCGCTGCGCCAATTCCTTCAGCTCCGGTCAATACCTATGATGCGCCAACGGTTGCTGCGGCGGCTCCAGCTGAACCAGCGCCAGCTCCGGTTGTGCCTGCCGAACCAGTGCCAGCTCCTGTCGTTGAGGCCGCGCCAGCATGGGCTGCGCCAACGCCTGCCGAGCCAGTCGCTGCTCCGATTGCTCCACCAGTTCAAGTTACCCCGCATTTGGTGGTTGCTGGTAGCCAAGTTGTGCTCAACTTGCCAACTGATAAGCAAATTTATGTGATTGGCCGCGAAGATCCGATTAGCGGGATTTATCCTGAGGTCGATTTGACCAACCATGGCGGCGAAGGCGGCGGGGTTAGCCGTCAGCATGCTCGCTTGCACAATACTGGCGGCAATTGGACCTTGGAAGATTTGAATAGCACCAACTATTCCAAAGTCAACGGCCAAAAATTGGCTCCGCATGCGCCAGCTCCAGTCAATCATGGCGATCAACTGCAATTTGGCAAAGTTGTTGTGACTTTGCATTTGCATTAATCTGTGAGTTTATGACCCGCGCTTATCGTTGCTGATAGGCGCGGGTTCTTTGTATTTGGAGTATTTAATGCTGAATCCAGCTCAATTTCAAGTGTTGACCTTTGATTGTTATGGCACATTGATCGATTGGGAAACTGGTTTGTGGACGGCACTTGAGCCAATTTTTGCTCGCTACAACATCAACATCGAGCAAGAAGCGGCTTTGCAATTGTATGGCGAGCTAGAAAGTGCGCTCGAAGCAGGCCCATATTTGGCCTATAAAACCGTGGTGGCAACGGTGCTGGGGCAACTTGGTCAGCGTTTGGGTTTCACGCCAACCGCCGAAGAAGCTAGCGAATTTGGCTTATCGGTCAAGCAATGGCCAGCGTTTGCCGATTCGCCAGCAGCCTTGCAACGTTTGCAGCAACGCTATAAATTGGCGATTATTTCGAATGTTGATGATGATTTGTTTGCGGCTTCGGAGCAACGCTTGGGCCTCAAATTCGATTGGATTATTACGGCGCAACAGGTGCAATCGTACAAGCCATCGTTGAATAATTTTCAGCGAGCTTTTGAACGTTTAGCCTTGCCGCAAAGCGCAATTTTGCATGTGGCCCAAAGTCTGTTTCACGATATTGTGCCCGCTAACCAGCTTGGCTTGAACACAGTTTGGGTCAATCGCCGCCATGCCAACCCAGGCTTTGGGGCAACGCCTGCCGCCGAAGCTCAGCCCGATTTGGTTGTGCCAAGTTTGGCTGCTTTGGCCGATGCCTTGGGTTGCTAGATCTGCTGCCAGCACTATTGTTGCCGATAGTGCTGGCGTTTTGATTAAGTTTGATTTGGCGTGGTAAATAGTGCTATTTGGGCAGTTAAATCTTCGCTGATATAGGCATTAATGCGTGGATAGGGAAATTTTTCTGATTCGTTAATATGAATTGAGCGAAAGCCGAAAAATTGACTGGTAAAATAGGTTAACGAAGTATCATATTCTTTATATAAATTAGCCTCAACTTGCTTCCAGATCAGATTGAAATCAGCAAATTGGCTTAAATAGTTAATTTTTGCACGATACCATGTTTCAAGTTCAAAACCTTTGGTTGCTTGGCGAAAATTATAAATATAACTACGAGCCATTAATTCCCACTGAACAATATCGACACTGAATAAACGTTTGAAGCCGTAACGTGGATCAAACATTAAATTGAGAATATTGCGATCATCCACAGGAATGTTGGCGAACCCACTCATATAGTGTTCAAATAAACGATTCATGAGCGAATTGACTTCCAAAATATCCCATACATGATTCAGAATAAAGCCTGGAATAGTGAGATTATGCACGATGCTACGGTAGCGTTCGAGATGCTGTTCTAAAGCAGTTCCACTAAGAATCTCTGGATCAGGTTTGTAGCCCGCAGCACTTAGCAAAATATTACGTTCACTAATATTACATTCCAACAAGGTTGCCACACCGCGCACAATCACTTCAGGTACAGTAATTTTGGCGCGTTTCTCCAACAAACGCTTATAGGTCGGAAACTCTAGCCAAATCGCTTGTTGGGAAAATGGCGAAGCACTTAATTTAGGCCGTTTGCGATCACGAATGGCATCTTCTAAATCGCGTTTATGCAAAATCCGAATTCGCTCAGCCGCCTCGATAAAAGCATCGTTGGCATTAAGTTGGGGTGCTTGCTCGGTCATAGTTTTCCTTTTTCAAGGACGCTTACCCTTAGATTCATGCGGTAGCAGCCTGAAATTAACGCTGCTATTATAGCAAATTTACGCTAGTTAAATGTTGTTGGATATATCATTTCAGCAAAAAAATAATTCGTTAATTGAGATTCTGCAACTAGCGATTGATCGGTTGGTCGTGATTCTTTGCGAGGTGCAAGTGTGGCTGATGTTATCAATGTATTGTGGGGAGTAATAGTTGATTGAGGTAGGATGAGCAAGCTCTATCATGCTTGACGGAGCTTGCAATGACAGATCGAGGATTTTGGCGTTTAATCGTAAAAGGCTGGGGCTTGTTTGAGCGTTTGCCATTGCTCATTGTCGTGACCAAAAATCACCAGTTTAATCTGCTCCTTCTCGACCAGATCAAGCAATTTAATTGTGCTGGCATGGGTCGCCTCAGCATCGGGGTTGTTATCAGCGGCTGGCTGCTCACGAGTAAAGCCAGTTGCGAAAGGTACTGCATCAATTGGCAACAAAACCGTTCCGGTTTTGGGTAGCCGCACCAGCACTGATTGATGGCCTGGCACATGCCCGCTCGTTTCAATCAGTTCCAACCCAGGTAGCAGTTGGCTATCCCCATCGACGAGCTGAATCCGCTCGTTTGGTTGATCCCATTGTGGACGGTTGGCGGCAAACCGTGGGTTGCTCGCCGCATCCAAATGATGGACGCGCTGCACAATGTAGGTTGCTTTGGTGAATAATCCATGTCGGCCTGCGTGATCAAAATCATAATGGGTTGAAATGATCGTATCAATATCGTCTGGAGTTAAACCAAGTTTGGCCAACTGCACAAC
The DNA window shown above is from Chloroflexota bacterium and carries:
- a CDS encoding haloacid dehalogenase type II; protein product: MLNPAQFQVLTFDCYGTLIDWETGLWTALEPIFARYNINIEQEAALQLYGELESALEAGPYLAYKTVVATVLGQLGQRLGFTPTAEEASEFGLSVKQWPAFADSPAALQRLQQRYKLAIISNVDDDLFAASEQRLGLKFDWIITAQQVQSYKPSLNNFQRAFERLALPQSAILHVAQSLFHDIVPANQLGLNTVWVNRRHANPGFGATPAAEAQPDLVVPSLAALADALGC
- a CDS encoding N-acyl homoserine lactonase family protein; this encodes MSQQMPQRLYLMQVGTMPEYQIPIVCYLVQTGDGKNILIDTGLPEVIPAEGADFENGQDVVVQLAKLGLTPDDIDTIISTHYDFDHAGRHGLFTKATYIVQRVHHLDAASNPRFAANRPQWDQPNERIQLVDGDSQLLPGLELIETSGHVPGHQSVLVRLPKTGTVLLPIDAVPFATGFTREQPAADNNPDAEATHASTIKLLDLVEKEQIKLVIFGHDNEQWQTLKQAPAFYD
- a CDS encoding FHA domain-containing protein; translated protein: MTRCIHCGAAIQPNTKFCPSCGKSQQAAPNQANPALGGGATTILHSSMAFLEVQETGQAPRQIPLANQPITFGRKPDNDIIASSRFVSSNHARIEPDGQRHVIIDLGSTNGLLFQSQRVPRHSFNDGDSVRIGDPVTGNFVTLTYRNQKVATPPAEAGHVSRFDLSNKPAVTIGREGSALNLPNPQVSRNHAEIRAIQGGHDVRDLGSTNGTFVNGNRITATRLNRGDVIQIGPFKLVYDGNSLDQFDQRGALRIDAHSLVRLVGGNRVILNNVSLVIEPREFIALVGGSGAGKSTLMGALSGYNRANKGAVLVNGDDYYANFDAYRAILGYVPQDDILHSSLPVDVALRYTAKLRLPADTASSEIEARIDRVLKDVEMSAHRGKQVNQLSGGQRKRVSISSELLADPSLFFLDEPTSGLDPGLEKKMMYTLRQLADSGRTIVLVTHATANITQCDHVVFMADGRMVWFGPPSEALTFFNVTSGDFADIYTKLEGDADPNHPLTTTELKQEFETWRQHNNQVRQAPRLSELWEIRFRNSEAYRKYVWERLQRAPQVPVMTPPQAPIPQAAVPGAYPNQVSASIPTSAAPAGRPKPPPVSAMRQFGIMTKRYMRLIAADKRNLAIMLLQAPIIGMILLLVAKEDAFRRPNSADARMVPFLLGAIAVWFGILNSAREITKEGPIYRRERLANLKIVPYLGSKVLVLAGLCLIQSIILMVILGTKVDFDLGLEVPFGVWGGFLVTTFLTSLTGLGVGLLISASASSSDKAMSIIPFALIPQIVFALALLPLPAALAPVSFLVGSRWAMQAYGSIGGLGEPFDPGKCRAGQIPSPSTCEVFPTVGYDDSAGYIFLTWFILIGYTMACLAITAWLLKRRDNEA
- a CDS encoding protein phosphatase 2C domain-containing protein, with protein sequence MSLATPTGAPCPRCQRLVDETARFCRYCGFPLRSVATPPTSTTPEPATAAEPIDYEEVVLPAPRRIQLEGEKISLRALEQMVHAGVEWWQMRLQTGEATREEAISSIEELRKALGSVSHQLAQGRETIRITTTLTPARRFPLGCSRCGKGNRVNARYCIACGNPLVANAEKVQPMSQTLRYTVGLLSDVGTRRSVNQDSALVEQFRLRDGTPVICCLVADGMGGAQGGERASALASQTIVNHLRDYSRNVDRSFDGWRDVVRAAIAAANSTIFREAEVKSTLRGMGTTVVVALVVGEKAWIGSVGDSRVYLFNRKGVSEHTQQIAQITVDHTMVARLVDIGELTPEQARTHPRRHVLYRSVGVEATVESDMTEQPLEAGDWLLLCSDGLINELSDEELRDAVFEASSPQACCGSLIAIANSRGARDNVTVVLLSAEERTDQQH
- a CDS encoding protein kinase, with the translated sequence MSDLLSEENSKTGALPPELILGYRYLLKQRLGQGGMGAVYLAYDQRLDIDCAIKEMSTALLKTEDERERARKSFHEEAKLLARLNHPNLPRVTDHFSDHGREYLVMEFVPGETLATILRNSPPPWPVADVVAFAEPLTEVLHYLHSRTPPIIFRDLKPANIMRTPEGQVKLIDFGIARLFKPGQSQDTQAFGTMGYSAPEQYGTGQTDARSDVYALGVLLHQLMTGHDPIAQPFNVPLAHTINAAVPEAISSVLMTAMSHDPQTRFASMVALRRALSNASQQSADVYVAQRPGTAALPNVGYAPSAQMRPTSQPYGQPTSQPYGQTGSQPYGKPSSQPYGQPTSQPYGQPTSQPYGQTGSQPYGPPVAQSYAQPYSPPPPPTYAQPFSPPAPPMHPATHHLQASSVPKAKTTGVAQTAQIMGFLSLLLTISGFFYEDMGRDAGIFMGFFGGFAGFVSLIVSIVAISLKATRESIKGRSQSVRGLIFATVAMILACVVFAIIGAANQY
- a CDS encoding zinc ribbon domain-containing protein; this translates as MKCPSCGHTNDGGNRFCEYCGARLDPSMNQEATQIGAVPNLHTDQSYDAPTMFVPADQAPPAPPAQAEPAVASAPAASSLNCAECGYINQPGDRYCDQCGASLDAAPAAVAPVEVAAVATPAPVASEAVTPPDGVPVVPVAEPHLAELTNVAPAEELPTVPIDDQQPVSTPVAEVEPVVPATEEPVAVPVAEVEPVVPAVEEPVVAPVAEVEPVVPVAEAAPAVDEEAVAAERTALSTAVIEQEDNLVMFEQMANRYAGRALPAHIAAGIEETKASLAEAQANLAAFDQAQALAKAAAEAAAQAAADAAAAAAAQPDPEEVARLEAAITEHQDNLAMFEQMSARYAGRALPAHIAAGLEESKHALTEAEAELAALLGGAPAAPAAAPIPSAPVNTYDAPTVAAAAPAEPAPAPVVPAEPVPAPVVEAAPAWAAPTPAEPVAAPIAPPVQVTPHLVVAGSQVVLNLPTDKQIYVIGREDPISGIYPEVDLTNHGGEGGGVSRQHARLHNTGGNWTLEDLNSTNYSKVNGQKLAPHAPAPVNHGDQLQFGKVVVTLHLH